A single Nicotiana tabacum cultivar K326 chromosome 5, ASM71507v2, whole genome shotgun sequence DNA region contains:
- the LOC107809982 gene encoding xyloglucan endotransglucosylase protein 34-like isoform X9, producing the protein MKDKHKEYIKCYSVHIIFVDQGLCKHRALQLKFLCGIGYCHVGALSLVINNFNKMCHVTHFKTSQNLFGNRTTHPYLIQTIVYNNGSDECKMRHLLWFDPTLDFHCVL; encoded by the exons ATGAAG GACAAACACAAGGAGTACATCAAGTGCTACTCAGTTCACAT CATCTTTGTTGATCAG GGACTGTGTAAACACCGTGCTCTTCAACTGAAGTTTCTGTGTGGAATTGGCTACTGTCATGTTGGTGCCCTCTCATTGGTGATAAACAACTTCAATAAAATGTGTCATGTTACTCATTTCAAGACTTCTCAAAATCTCTTCGGAAATAGAACAACACATCCTTATCTTATTCAGACCATTGTGTACAATAATGGCAGTGATGAATGTAAGATGAGGCATCTTCTCTGGTTTGACCCTACTCTGGACTTCCATTGTGTACTATAA
- the LOC107809982 gene encoding uncharacterized protein LOC107809982 isoform X10: MKDKHKEYIKCYSVHIIFVDQGLCKHRALQLKFLCGIGYCHVGALSLVINNFNKMCHVTHFKTSQNLFGNRTTHPYLIQTIVYNNGSDESS; encoded by the exons ATGAAG GACAAACACAAGGAGTACATCAAGTGCTACTCAGTTCACAT CATCTTTGTTGATCAG GGACTGTGTAAACACCGTGCTCTTCAACTGAAGTTTCTGTGTGGAATTGGCTACTGTCATGTTGGTGCCCTCTCATTGGTGATAAACAACTTCAATAAAATGTGTCATGTTACTCATTTCAAGACTTCTCAAAATCTCTTCGGAAATAGAACAACACATCCTTATCTTATTCAGACCATTGTGTACAATAATGGCAGTGATGAAT CTTCTTGA